A region of Hydrogenimonas cancrithermarum DNA encodes the following proteins:
- a CDS encoding CDC27 family protein: MLEIEKLEKEWRVYKIKRLRPWAILGLAAAISYGLFLAWPAVSGMEGMKKSSTASRDTRGGKSLERPLVDKKEVLRKPPASTLPVTTQLPSVAERSTASAQREERKEKRAVLLNPDTAFLSSFSRDADWDEPKKRRYARPVKEETIHPSSNLEKREPKTVVKLQNTAPISGTSIAKSSLSIQTKTSNNTLDYLIKRFNVKRDPKLATYIAQSFYKKKNYNEAVKWSIMANSLEPSNEESWLLYARAKVKLGKKEDAINALRIYLNQYSSRKVKSYLHSLEHSL; this comes from the coding sequence ATGCTTGAGATCGAAAAGCTCGAAAAAGAGTGGCGCGTCTACAAAATCAAACGCTTGAGGCCCTGGGCGATTCTCGGGTTGGCAGCCGCGATATCGTACGGCCTGTTTTTGGCATGGCCTGCGGTTTCAGGCATGGAAGGCATGAAAAAGAGTTCGACGGCCTCTCGTGATACGAGGGGCGGAAAGTCGTTGGAACGGCCGCTTGTCGACAAAAAAGAGGTTCTCCGGAAGCCTCCCGCTTCAACGCTTCCTGTAACAACACAACTTCCTTCCGTGGCTGAGCGCTCCACTGCAAGCGCTCAAAGAGAAGAACGAAAAGAGAAAAGAGCTGTTCTGCTCAATCCGGATACGGCATTTTTGTCTTCCTTCTCACGTGATGCGGATTGGGATGAACCAAAAAAGCGCCGTTACGCAAGGCCTGTGAAAGAAGAGACGATCCACCCCTCCTCCAATCTCGAAAAACGGGAGCCGAAAACGGTTGTAAAGCTGCAGAACACGGCACCGATATCGGGAACTTCCATAGCCAAATCGTCACTCTCTATTCAGACGAAGACCTCCAACAATACACTGGACTATCTGATCAAGCGTTTCAATGTAAAAAGAGATCCAAAACTGGCCACCTATATCGCACAAAGCTTCTACAAGAAGAAAAATTACAATGAAGCGGTCAAATGGAGTATCATGGCCAACTCGCTGGAGCCTTCGAACGAAGAGAGCTGGCTGTTGTATGCGAGGGCGAAAGTGAAGTTGGGCAAAAAAGAGGATGCGATCAATGCACTTCGTATCTACCTGAATCAATACTCTTCCCGGAAAGTGAAGTCCTACCTGCATTCACTGGAGCACAGCTTATGA
- a CDS encoding ATP-binding protein, with protein sequence MSKYRELQKIFIDRIEVSQYIGLDTSILFYNKLQESIAKPLKMILLYGKPGTGKSVLINKIYHDAKSDQNVHLIATPIQNEDEFIRTLYSFLVPNQTVPENLTYNRFIDICNAMRDQRHITVLLDEAQLYSPSMLEKIRLISDTRTIKFVVSLHKTEKEDLIAKEHFQSRIWETIELKNGTIHDTGMYIQKKLVQQNYFEIANMFNKSNVKLIHRFTGGNYREINKLMFTLFEIYDYYESNKPSKISGRHIKKKFIEMGALKLGYIHA encoded by the coding sequence ATGAGCAAATACAGAGAACTCCAGAAGATTTTCATCGACAGGATCGAGGTGAGTCAATACATCGGCCTCGACACGTCGATACTCTTTTACAACAAGCTTCAGGAAAGTATCGCCAAGCCTCTTAAAATGATCCTCCTTTATGGCAAACCGGGCACCGGCAAGAGTGTTTTGATCAACAAGATATACCATGATGCGAAATCGGATCAGAACGTCCATCTTATCGCAACGCCGATCCAGAACGAGGATGAATTCATCCGTACCCTCTACAGTTTCCTGGTTCCCAACCAGACGGTTCCGGAAAATCTCACCTACAACCGATTTATCGATATATGCAATGCGATGAGAGATCAGCGGCATATCACGGTTCTTTTGGACGAAGCGCAGCTCTATTCCCCTTCCATGCTGGAAAAAATCCGGCTCATCTCCGACACCAGAACGATCAAATTCGTCGTTTCGCTCCACAAAACGGAAAAAGAAGATCTCATCGCCAAAGAGCATTTTCAATCACGTATCTGGGAGACGATCGAACTTAAAAACGGTACGATTCACGATACCGGTATGTATATTCAGAAAAAATTGGTTCAGCAGAACTATTTTGAAATAGCGAATATGTTCAATAAAAGCAATGTAAAATTGATTCACCGTTTCACCGGCGGTAACTATAGGGAGATCAACAAACTGATGTTCACTCTCTTCGAGATCTATGATTATTACGAGAGCAACAAGCCTTCCAAAATCTCAGGTAGGCATATCAAGAAAAAATTCATCGAGATGGGTGCATTGAAGTTGGGGTATATTCATGCTTGA
- the mshL gene encoding pilus (MSHA type) biogenesis protein MshL, with amino-acid sequence MKCMKKIKLSLLAAVVTASFGLTSSLQAACEDNLFNIKANQGTRISELIDQLAEQCDLTLIVKDKEAAKRLRTRLNRFSLKDVTLPEVLQVALNEHNLNYSLDGNILKISYLLTKTYHVDYISTDRESSSKTRVMLASGVANQQQTTTSGSGTVSTSNMSSGESESGIDVTSNDKFVFWAKLQEQIRDILNRPEDEYKAGDPVIDKESGLVTITGTKKQLDRVEGYLDNLIERLHKQVLIDVKMYAVVLSKGKETGIDWRQLYNLQNFTISGERLQANENVGEITFPGAGDTPYISKFVPGKIATFTDIVMNAQIGTIIKFLQSQGDVHSVSNPKVLTLNNQAAMITVGKQYFYKIKNSTTTSNTGGSTVAQNEIIDSVFAGILLDITPEIAADGTITLKINPSVSDTINPVTNENENRTMPPDLERRQMASVVTVKDGSHVILGGLITDRVNNSTHKVPLLGDIPILGYAFKYDELTDEKIELVIIVTPHLVKAKNSMTLKDLGYDRLSDSNMTRMR; translated from the coding sequence ATGAAATGTATGAAAAAAATAAAACTATCACTTCTTGCAGCGGTTGTCACTGCTTCGTTTGGCCTGACATCCAGCCTGCAGGCAGCGTGTGAAGACAACCTTTTCAATATCAAAGCGAATCAGGGAACCCGCATATCCGAACTTATCGACCAACTCGCGGAGCAGTGCGATCTGACGCTTATCGTCAAAGACAAAGAGGCGGCAAAACGGCTACGCACACGCTTAAACCGCTTCTCGCTCAAAGATGTCACACTGCCGGAAGTGTTACAGGTCGCTCTGAATGAACACAATCTCAACTATTCACTCGATGGGAATATCCTCAAAATCTCCTATTTGCTGACGAAAACCTACCATGTCGACTATATCAGCACCGATCGCGAAAGCAGCAGCAAAACCCGTGTCATGCTCGCCAGCGGTGTCGCCAATCAGCAGCAGACGACAACGAGCGGAAGCGGTACGGTTTCAACAAGCAACATGAGTTCGGGGGAGTCGGAAAGCGGAATCGATGTCACCTCCAACGACAAATTTGTCTTTTGGGCAAAATTGCAAGAGCAGATCCGCGATATTCTCAACCGCCCTGAAGATGAATACAAAGCGGGAGACCCGGTCATCGACAAAGAGTCCGGGCTCGTGACGATCACGGGAACCAAAAAGCAGCTCGACCGTGTCGAAGGATATCTCGACAACCTTATAGAACGGCTTCACAAACAGGTCCTCATCGATGTGAAGATGTATGCCGTCGTACTGAGTAAGGGCAAAGAGACCGGTATCGACTGGCGACAACTTTACAATCTTCAGAATTTCACGATAAGCGGTGAACGCCTTCAAGCCAATGAAAACGTTGGAGAAATAACGTTTCCGGGAGCGGGCGACACCCCCTATATCAGTAAATTCGTACCTGGTAAAATCGCTACTTTCACCGATATCGTCATGAATGCACAGATCGGTACCATCATTAAATTTCTGCAATCACAGGGTGATGTGCACTCCGTTTCCAATCCGAAAGTCCTGACACTCAACAACCAGGCAGCGATGATCACTGTTGGAAAACAGTATTTCTACAAAATCAAGAACAGTACGACAACGAGCAATACAGGAGGCAGTACCGTCGCTCAAAACGAAATCATCGATTCCGTTTTTGCCGGTATTCTTCTCGATATCACGCCCGAAATCGCTGCGGACGGTACGATAACGTTGAAGATCAACCCTTCCGTAAGCGATACGATCAATCCTGTCACCAACGAGAACGAAAACCGAACGATGCCGCCTGACCTCGAGCGCCGTCAAATGGCTTCTGTCGTTACCGTCAAAGACGGCTCCCATGTCATTCTGGGCGGTTTGATTACCGATCGCGTCAACAATTCGACACATAAAGTCCCGCTGCTTGGGGATATACCGATTCTTGGATACGCATTCAAGTATGACGAGTTGACGGACGAGAAGATCGAACTGGTTATCATCGTCACTCCGCATCTGGTAAAAGCGAAAAACTCCATGACGTTAAAAGACCTCGGGTACGACCGTCTTTCAGATAGCAACATGACCCGTATGCGATGA
- the pilO gene encoding type 4a pilus biogenesis protein PilO: MKILEDLLEKLDNYFEEKKESEFYLMVLAVVAVFGLISYSYLIPITEKQLKKDLKQQKKLEKKIRGEKSYLSSVTVNGDQRYRIKKLQNEIAKLKIRYSDLKEINEYSDYQIQTLSELLFNEKNWAKFLDSIALKAKKNNIDISLISNKFVNNEDSFGHVLEIGVDCEGNYRNMIRFMNEIEESELVVDIYNIQLESDENIKANFKVSVWGINY; encoded by the coding sequence ATGAAAATATTGGAAGATCTGCTTGAAAAGCTGGACAATTACTTCGAAGAGAAAAAAGAGAGTGAATTTTATCTTATGGTCTTGGCGGTTGTTGCCGTCTTTGGTTTGATATCGTACTCCTATCTCATTCCGATTACCGAGAAACAGCTGAAGAAAGATTTGAAACAGCAGAAAAAGCTGGAGAAAAAAATCCGTGGCGAAAAGAGTTACCTCTCTTCGGTCACAGTCAACGGTGATCAGCGGTACCGAATCAAAAAACTTCAAAATGAGATTGCGAAACTGAAAATCCGTTACAGCGATCTCAAAGAGATCAACGAATACTCCGATTACCAGATCCAGACACTTTCGGAGCTGCTCTTCAACGAAAAAAACTGGGCGAAGTTTCTCGACTCGATTGCGTTGAAAGCCAAGAAAAACAATATCGATATCTCGCTTATCTCCAATAAATTCGTGAACAACGAAGACAGTTTCGGACATGTGCTCGAAATCGGTGTCGATTGTGAAGGCAACTATAGAAACATGATCAGGTTTATGAACGAGATTGAAGAAAGTGAGCTGGTTGTCGATATTTACAATATACAACTGGAAAGTGACGAAAATATAAAAGCAAACTTTAAGGTATCGGTATGGGGAATCAACTATTGA
- the era gene encoding GTPase Era gives MSPDISSNCPTKAGFVAVVGRPNAGKSTLLNWLVGEKLAMVSKKAQATRKRMNIIVMHENAQIIFVDTPGIHEKERLLNQFMLSEAIKAIGDCDLVLFLAPANDRLDHYKKFLELNAGRRPHIVVLTKIDELSNEALLSKIAQYQAFQDRFEALIPVSVTKGIGKDQLLDEIVKDLPCSPWLYDSELMTTTNIREIYKEMIRESIFDNLSDEIPYETDVIIEKIDERPGLDRVQATIVAEKKSQKMILVGKGGSTIKRIGRDARLKMEQFSGKKIYLELFVSVKSGWSKNKKMLSELGYDFD, from the coding sequence ATGTCGCCCGATATATCCTCTAATTGCCCGACGAAAGCGGGTTTCGTAGCCGTTGTCGGTCGTCCGAATGCCGGAAAGAGTACGCTTCTCAACTGGCTTGTCGGCGAAAAACTCGCGATGGTGAGCAAGAAAGCCCAGGCGACAAGAAAGCGTATGAACATTATCGTGATGCATGAAAATGCGCAGATCATCTTCGTCGATACACCGGGAATCCATGAAAAAGAGCGTCTACTCAACCAGTTCATGCTCTCGGAAGCGATCAAGGCGATCGGTGACTGTGATCTCGTACTTTTTCTTGCACCTGCGAATGACAGGCTCGACCATTACAAAAAGTTTCTGGAACTCAATGCAGGCAGGCGTCCCCATATCGTCGTCCTCACGAAAATCGACGAGTTGAGTAACGAAGCACTGCTCTCGAAGATTGCGCAATACCAGGCGTTTCAGGATCGATTCGAGGCGTTGATTCCCGTTTCGGTAACGAAAGGGATCGGAAAGGATCAGCTGTTGGACGAGATCGTGAAAGATCTGCCCTGCTCTCCATGGTTGTACGATTCGGAGTTGATGACGACGACGAATATCCGGGAGATCTATAAAGAGATGATTCGGGAATCGATTTTCGACAATCTGAGTGACGAGATTCCATACGAAACCGACGTGATCATTGAAAAGATCGACGAGCGGCCCGGCCTTGATCGTGTCCAGGCGACGATCGTGGCCGAGAAAAAGAGTCAAAAGATGATTCTGGTCGGAAAAGGCGGATCGACGATCAAACGAATCGGAAGAGATGCCCGCCTGAAAATGGAACAGTTTTCAGGAAAGAAGATCTATCTCGAACTTTTTGTTTCGGTCAAAAGCGGCTGGTCGAAGAACAAAAAGATGCTTTCCGAGTTGGGCTACGATTTCGACTAA
- the hslU gene encoding HslU--HslV peptidase ATPase subunit encodes MESMTPKEIVEYLDNYVIGQHNAKKTIAVALRNRFRRMRLPQEIQDEIMPKNILMIGSTGVGKTEIARRLAKMMGYPFVKVEASKYTEVGFVGRDVESMIRDLVATSVSLVTQEQKELKAGEIDDYVEKMIIEKLLPPLPKGATEAKQQEYAKSFERMREKLKKGELDKLKIEVEMPAPKIEMGDSNLPPEMSKVQESLAKVFGSLGRENKKEVTVKEARNILRQAASERLLDDEQIKQEALRRAQEGGIIFLDEIDKIAVSSQNSGRQDPSKEGVQRDLLPIVEGSTVNTKYGPVDTDHILFIAAGAFHVSKPSDLIPELQGRFPLRVELDSLTEEALYEILTKPKNSLIKQYQALLGVEGMELLFEEDALRAIAKLSFQANERTEDIGARRLHTVIEKVLEDISYDADEYRGKTFTITADYVHGKLDTIVEDEDVARYIL; translated from the coding sequence ATGGAAAGTATGACACCCAAAGAGATCGTCGAATATCTCGACAATTACGTCATTGGTCAACACAATGCCAAAAAAACGATTGCCGTCGCACTGCGCAACCGCTTCAGGCGTATGCGGTTGCCACAGGAGATTCAGGATGAGATTATGCCGAAAAACATTCTGATGATCGGTTCGACCGGCGTGGGCAAAACGGAGATTGCACGCCGTCTCGCGAAGATGATGGGTTATCCCTTCGTCAAAGTGGAAGCGAGCAAATATACCGAAGTCGGCTTCGTCGGACGTGACGTGGAGTCGATGATTCGCGATCTGGTCGCGACTTCGGTGAGCCTCGTGACACAGGAACAAAAAGAGCTCAAAGCGGGTGAGATCGATGACTATGTCGAAAAGATGATAATCGAGAAACTGCTGCCGCCACTTCCCAAAGGGGCGACGGAAGCGAAGCAGCAGGAGTATGCGAAGAGTTTCGAACGTATGCGCGAGAAGCTGAAAAAAGGCGAGCTCGACAAGCTGAAGATCGAAGTGGAGATGCCGGCACCGAAGATCGAGATGGGTGACAGCAATCTTCCCCCGGAGATGAGCAAGGTACAAGAATCCCTGGCCAAAGTTTTCGGTTCGCTCGGCCGTGAGAACAAAAAAGAGGTTACGGTGAAAGAGGCGAGAAACATTTTGCGTCAGGCCGCGAGCGAACGTCTGCTCGATGACGAGCAGATCAAGCAAGAAGCCCTGCGTCGGGCACAAGAAGGCGGCATTATCTTTCTCGACGAGATCGACAAGATCGCCGTCTCAAGCCAAAACAGCGGCCGGCAGGACCCGAGCAAAGAGGGCGTACAGCGCGATCTCCTGCCGATCGTGGAGGGAAGCACCGTCAATACGAAGTATGGGCCGGTCGATACGGATCATATCCTTTTCATCGCCGCCGGTGCGTTTCACGTCAGCAAGCCAAGCGATTTGATCCCCGAACTTCAGGGACGTTTCCCCCTTCGCGTGGAATTGGACAGTCTGACTGAAGAGGCTCTCTACGAAATTCTGACGAAACCGAAAAATTCATTGATCAAACAGTACCAGGCGCTTCTGGGTGTCGAGGGGATGGAGCTTCTCTTTGAAGAGGATGCGCTTCGTGCCATTGCCAAGCTCAGTTTCCAGGCGAACGAACGTACCGAAGATATCGGAGCAAGGCGCTTGCATACCGTCATCGAGAAGGTACTTGAAGATATCAGTTACGATGCGGATGAGTACAGAGGTAAAACATTTACGATTACTGCCGATTATGTTCATGGTAAGCTCGATACGATCGTAGAGGATGAAGATGTCGCCCGATATATCCTCTAA
- the hslV gene encoding ATP-dependent protease subunit HslV: MFEATTILAYKSDDYAVIGGDGQVTFGNAVLKGNATKIRTLHNGQVLAGFAGSTADAFNLFDMFEGFLQSRKGDLLKAVIEFSKAWRKDKVLRRLEAMMIVLNNEHIFILSGNGDVVEPEDGKIAAIGSGGNFAISAARALAKHADMDPKRLVEESLHIAADLCIYTNHNIKTLELKK; the protein is encoded by the coding sequence ATGTTCGAAGCGACTACCATACTGGCTTACAAATCGGACGACTATGCCGTTATCGGTGGTGACGGACAGGTGACGTTCGGCAACGCCGTGCTCAAAGGCAATGCCACGAAAATCCGAACGCTCCACAACGGACAGGTACTGGCGGGCTTCGCCGGAAGCACGGCTGACGCCTTCAACCTTTTCGATATGTTCGAAGGGTTTCTGCAAAGCCGCAAGGGGGATCTGCTCAAAGCGGTTATCGAATTCTCCAAAGCGTGGAGGAAAGACAAGGTTTTAAGACGATTGGAAGCGATGATGATCGTTCTCAACAACGAGCATATTTTCATCCTCAGCGGCAACGGTGACGTCGTGGAGCCCGAAGACGGAAAAATCGCCGCCATCGGAAGCGGGGGGAATTTCGCCATTTCCGCGGCGCGTGCGCTGGCCAAACATGCCGATATGGACCCCAAGAGACTGGTCGAAGAGAGCCTTCATATCGCCGCGGACCTCTGTATCTACACTAACCACAATATCAAAACACTGGAACTTAAAAAATGA
- the rplI gene encoding 50S ribosomal protein L9, with the protein MKVLLIKDVKGLGKAGEIKEVKDGYGKNFLVAKGFAKVATDDVVAEWQADQKRKAEEEAAEIARLEALKKKLENITLVIAKKLGANGSLFGAITNHDVADALKAEGIEIDKKLIHLDGAIKATGVYEADVKLGHGIHAKLKFEVVGE; encoded by the coding sequence ATGAAAGTTTTACTTATCAAAGATGTCAAAGGGCTCGGAAAAGCGGGTGAAATCAAAGAGGTGAAAGACGGTTACGGCAAAAATTTTCTGGTCGCCAAGGGGTTCGCCAAAGTCGCGACCGACGATGTGGTCGCCGAGTGGCAGGCAGATCAGAAACGCAAAGCTGAAGAGGAAGCGGCCGAGATCGCACGCCTCGAAGCATTGAAGAAAAAGCTCGAAAACATCACACTCGTCATTGCGAAAAAGCTTGGCGCCAACGGATCGCTCTTCGGTGCCATCACGAACCACGATGTGGCCGACGCCCTCAAGGCAGAAGGTATCGAAATCGACAAGAAGCTCATTCATCTCGATGGCGCCATCAAAGCGACAGGCGTCTATGAAGCGGACGTCAAACTGGGCCACGGCATCCATGCGAAGCTGAAGTTCGAAGTGGTCGGAGAGTAA
- a CDS encoding M3 family metallopeptidase, which produces MFVPFTSPDFDKFPDALKALLEENESSIKSLLQEKKRDYRSFVRPYMETFEKVDLFFTPLAHLNSVENSKRTQQAYEASLPLLSHYHTKLSQNRELFEAFSQITGEDRAQQEVVRQELRDFRLSGVDLPEKKKKRLETIDLRLSELNNHFSQNLLDATNAYELIIEDPKDVEGVPESDLELAKTEKEGKTVWKFTLQIPSYMAYMTYGPNRSLREELYRAYVTRAPKNQAIIDEILRLRDEKAKILGFDHFSELSLATKMAPKDEAVIGFLNELADAALPHAEKEVEKLQALAKEDGIEELESYDVAYYSEKLKKRDLDFDDEMTRPYFEQGRVLQGLLDFVSELFGISFEPVDVPVWNEKVKVFDLQERGETFARIYFDLEARKNKRGGAWMNDWQTHHEDEKGAEHPASAFVVCNFQPSTQATPSLLRHDDVVTLFHEMGHAIHHLFSKVKERFVSGIHGVEWDAVEFPSQFLENFAYERSVLERFARHHETGRPMPETLMRKIKQSKNFLAAMGILRQIEFALFDFMLHQKLYQGDEIQALLDTLRARLALIKPPSYNRFQWGFAHIFAGGYAAGYYSYKWAEVLSADAFFACFDSGRIRTDRMDGYKHYILERGASEPMQELYREWLGRGPDPKALMKLYDLVDAR; this is translated from the coding sequence ATGTTTGTACCCTTTACTTCGCCTGATTTCGACAAATTTCCCGACGCACTCAAAGCGCTGCTCGAAGAGAACGAATCGTCGATAAAATCACTGCTTCAGGAAAAAAAGAGAGATTACCGCTCGTTCGTACGCCCCTATATGGAGACGTTCGAAAAAGTCGATCTTTTCTTTACGCCGCTTGCGCACCTCAACAGCGTCGAAAATTCGAAAAGAACACAACAGGCATACGAAGCTTCGCTTCCGCTGCTTTCGCACTATCACACAAAACTCTCCCAAAACCGGGAACTTTTCGAAGCCTTCTCCCAGATAACGGGCGAAGATCGTGCCCAGCAGGAAGTGGTTCGCCAGGAGCTTCGCGACTTCAGACTCTCCGGCGTGGATCTGCCCGAGAAAAAGAAGAAGCGTCTTGAAACGATCGATCTTAGACTGAGCGAGCTCAACAACCACTTTTCGCAAAACCTGCTCGATGCCACCAATGCCTACGAGCTGATCATCGAGGATCCAAAAGATGTCGAAGGAGTGCCCGAAAGCGATTTGGAGCTGGCCAAAACCGAAAAAGAGGGCAAAACGGTTTGGAAGTTCACCCTGCAGATTCCCAGCTACATGGCCTACATGACCTACGGCCCCAACCGTAGCCTACGTGAAGAGCTCTACAGAGCCTACGTAACGCGTGCACCAAAGAACCAGGCCATCATCGACGAAATCCTCCGGTTGCGGGACGAAAAAGCGAAAATCCTCGGTTTCGACCACTTCAGCGAACTCTCGCTGGCCACCAAAATGGCGCCGAAGGATGAGGCCGTTATCGGCTTTTTGAACGAATTGGCCGATGCGGCATTGCCGCATGCCGAAAAAGAGGTCGAAAAACTTCAGGCACTCGCAAAAGAGGATGGCATCGAAGAGCTCGAGAGCTACGATGTCGCCTACTACAGCGAAAAACTGAAAAAACGCGATCTCGATTTCGACGACGAGATGACACGCCCATATTTCGAGCAGGGCAGGGTACTTCAGGGCCTTCTGGACTTCGTGAGCGAACTCTTCGGCATCTCTTTCGAACCCGTGGATGTACCCGTCTGGAACGAAAAAGTCAAAGTTTTCGACCTGCAGGAGAGGGGTGAAACATTCGCCCGCATCTACTTCGATCTGGAGGCGAGAAAGAACAAGCGCGGCGGGGCATGGATGAATGACTGGCAAACGCATCACGAGGATGAAAAGGGAGCAGAACATCCCGCATCGGCTTTTGTGGTCTGTAACTTTCAGCCATCGACACAGGCAACACCCTCACTGCTTCGGCACGACGACGTGGTGACACTTTTTCATGAAATGGGACATGCCATCCACCATCTTTTCAGCAAAGTCAAAGAGCGTTTCGTCAGCGGTATCCACGGTGTGGAGTGGGACGCAGTGGAGTTTCCCTCTCAGTTTCTCGAGAACTTCGCATACGAACGCAGCGTACTTGAGCGGTTTGCACGGCATCACGAAACCGGCAGGCCGATGCCGGAGACATTGATGCGGAAAATCAAACAGAGCAAAAATTTCCTGGCCGCCATGGGGATACTGCGCCAGATCGAATTTGCACTCTTCGATTTCATGCTTCACCAAAAGCTCTATCAAGGAGATGAAATCCAGGCACTGCTCGACACACTCAGAGCGCGTCTGGCGCTCATCAAACCGCCGAGCTACAACCGTTTCCAGTGGGGATTCGCCCATATCTTCGCCGGCGGATACGCAGCGGGCTACTACAGCTACAAATGGGCGGAAGTTCTGAGTGCCGACGCCTTCTTCGCCTGCTTCGATAGCGGCAGGATCAGAACCGACAGGATGGACGGTTATAAACACTACATTCTCGAGCGCGGTGCCAGCGAACCGATGCAGGAACTCTACCGTGAATGGCTGGGGCGCGGCCCCGACCCCAAAGCGCTGATGAAACTCTACGATCTGGTCGATGCACGATGA
- the nhaA gene encoding Na+/H+ antiporter NhaA, which translates to MKDTLFNFFKKESSTGILLMLATLIAMTAANSPLKSYYELFTEIPVVISFGELTIAKPLLLWINDGLMALFFFMVGLEIKREMFEGELGKPGKIALPAFAAVGGMAAPALIYALFNWSDPAAMKGWAIPAATDIAFALGILSLLGKRVPVGLKLFLLTLAIIDDLGAIVIIAFFYTSQLSMLALGIAAAMLALLFSMNRYGVVNNTMYILVGIVLWTALLKSGVHATLAGVMLGLFIPIRNNKASFYHLEHSLYRPVNHIILPLFAFVNTGIDFSGVKVSDFTDSITLGIAFGLFFGKQIGIFLFSYLAVALKLGSLPEGVAWRHIYGAAMLGGIGFTMSLFIGSLAFECSGEGCLQQVDERMGILIGSLFSGLAGYLFFRFVSRHSN; encoded by the coding sequence ATGAAAGATACCCTCTTCAATTTTTTCAAAAAAGAGTCTTCGACCGGTATTTTGCTGATGTTGGCGACCTTGATCGCAATGACGGCAGCCAACTCTCCACTCAAATCTTATTATGAACTTTTCACGGAGATTCCGGTTGTCATCAGCTTTGGGGAATTGACGATCGCAAAACCGCTTCTTCTATGGATCAACGACGGCTTGATGGCACTCTTCTTTTTCATGGTGGGGCTCGAAATAAAGCGTGAAATGTTCGAAGGCGAGCTTGGCAAGCCGGGTAAAATCGCACTTCCGGCTTTTGCGGCCGTTGGCGGAATGGCAGCGCCTGCGCTCATCTACGCCCTCTTCAACTGGTCCGATCCGGCCGCGATGAAAGGGTGGGCAATCCCCGCTGCGACAGATATCGCATTTGCGTTGGGGATTCTCTCTCTTTTGGGGAAACGCGTTCCTGTAGGGCTCAAACTCTTTCTTTTGACCCTTGCCATTATCGACGATCTCGGTGCGATCGTCATTATCGCTTTTTTTTATACATCACAACTCTCGATGCTCGCCCTTGGGATTGCGGCGGCGATGCTTGCACTTCTTTTTTCGATGAATCGTTACGGTGTCGTCAACAATACCATGTATATTCTCGTCGGAATCGTCCTTTGGACCGCCCTGCTCAAATCGGGAGTGCATGCCACCCTCGCCGGTGTCATGCTTGGACTCTTCATTCCGATCAGAAACAACAAAGCGAGTTTTTATCATTTGGAACATTCGCTTTACAGGCCGGTCAACCATATCATCTTGCCTCTTTTCGCGTTTGTCAATACAGGCATCGATTTTTCCGGCGTGAAGGTGAGCGATTTTACCGACTCCATCACGCTGGGAATCGCATTTGGGCTCTTTTTCGGAAAGCAGATCGGAATCTTCCTTTTCAGTTACCTTGCGGTGGCTTTGAAACTCGGTTCCCTGCCGGAAGGGGTCGCATGGCGCCACATCTATGGTGCGGCGATGCTTGGAGGTATCGGCTTTACGATGAGTCTTTTCATCGGTTCGCTGGCGTTCGAGTGTAGCGGAGAAGGATGCCTGCAACAAGTGGATGAACGGATGGGCATTCTGATCGGCTCCCTTTTCTCAGGTTTGGCTGGGTACCTGTTCTTCCGCTTCGTTTCGAGGCATTCTAACTGA